Proteins co-encoded in one Haladaptatus sp. ZSTT2 genomic window:
- a CDS encoding SpoVR family protein encodes MTGDDYENRKVAAQLEEPVREANALARKLGLEPYPVNYWIIDYDEMNALIAYDGFQTRYPHWRWGMKYEQQQKQTQFLGGKAFEIVNNDNPSNAFLQVSNSMADQKAVITHVEAHADFFRNNRWFRLFAETQPNAAAMLARHAETIGEYMADPEIDRSEVEAWIDSILCLEDNIDQHRPFRSASYRASRLPDEEDIDERLKSLNISEEVLREVFDEEWLEARRKGDETPTFPPEPEKDILAFLWSYGKQFDEENGKARDMEEWQRDVLEILRRESYYFAPQKMTKIMNEGWAAYWESMMMGEEHFAGADEFISYADHQAKVLGSPGLNPYKLGKELWEYIENTTNRAMVAERLLRIDGVTWRNFHDVIDFDAVMESLQPDAMVDSIRPETLSNLDPDDPRIDAEALALAKDGEIDVEAYPWKVLTFEGLAERHFSLVKHQNQGFIKRITQEELERLTRYMFDDSQYADVGEALSDLDFTKGWDRMAEIRESHNDVTFLDEFLTQEFVDENHYFTYEYVQTTRDFRVTSVDYRDVKKKLMLQFTNFGRPTILVLDGNYNNRNELLLGHRYNGVMLDLEQATQVLERVFDLWGRPVSLKTIIKEVDDHAIEVARRRDREPEPEERGKLIRYDGETVSVEDLPWEEVEPIAADDVDYDTKPKEWLA; translated from the coding sequence ATGACCGGAGACGACTACGAAAATCGAAAAGTTGCCGCACAGCTAGAAGAGCCGGTGCGCGAAGCGAACGCGCTCGCGCGGAAACTCGGCCTCGAACCCTACCCGGTCAACTACTGGATTATCGACTACGACGAGATGAACGCGCTCATCGCCTACGATGGGTTCCAGACGCGCTACCCCCACTGGCGCTGGGGGATGAAGTACGAACAGCAACAGAAACAGACGCAGTTCCTCGGCGGCAAAGCCTTCGAGATTGTCAACAACGACAACCCCTCGAACGCGTTCTTGCAGGTGTCGAACTCGATGGCAGACCAGAAGGCCGTCATCACGCACGTCGAAGCCCACGCCGACTTCTTCCGCAACAACCGCTGGTTCCGCCTCTTTGCGGAGACACAACCGAACGCAGCGGCGATGCTCGCCCGCCACGCAGAAACCATCGGTGAGTACATGGCAGACCCAGAAATCGACCGCTCTGAGGTCGAAGCGTGGATCGACTCGATTCTCTGTCTTGAGGACAACATCGACCAACATCGGCCGTTCCGGTCTGCCTCCTATCGCGCCTCGCGGCTCCCGGACGAAGAGGACATCGACGAGCGCCTAAAGAGCCTCAACATCTCCGAAGAGGTGTTGCGCGAGGTGTTCGACGAGGAGTGGCTCGAAGCCCGCCGGAAGGGTGATGAGACGCCGACGTTCCCGCCGGAACCGGAAAAAGACATCCTCGCGTTCCTCTGGAGCTACGGCAAGCAGTTCGACGAAGAGAACGGCAAGGCCCGCGACATGGAAGAGTGGCAACGCGACGTGCTCGAAATCCTCCGGCGCGAATCCTACTACTTCGCCCCCCAGAAGATGACGAAAATCATGAACGAAGGATGGGCCGCCTACTGGGAGTCGATGATGATGGGCGAAGAGCACTTTGCGGGTGCAGACGAGTTCATCAGCTACGCAGACCATCAGGCGAAGGTGCTCGGGTCGCCCGGCCTGAACCCGTACAAACTCGGAAAAGAGCTCTGGGAGTACATAGAGAACACGACCAACCGCGCGATGGTGGCAGAGCGCCTGCTTCGCATCGACGGCGTGACGTGGCGCAACTTCCACGATGTCATCGACTTCGACGCGGTGATGGAGTCGCTGCAACCGGATGCGATGGTCGATTCCATCCGCCCGGAGACGCTCTCGAATCTCGACCCCGACGACCCGCGTATCGACGCCGAGGCGCTCGCCCTCGCCAAAGACGGCGAGATTGACGTCGAAGCCTACCCGTGGAAGGTGCTCACCTTCGAAGGACTCGCAGAGCGCCACTTCTCGCTGGTCAAACACCAGAATCAGGGGTTCATAAAGCGCATCACCCAAGAGGAACTCGAACGCCTCACGCGCTACATGTTCGACGACAGCCAGTACGCCGACGTTGGCGAGGCGCTCTCAGACCTCGACTTTACGAAAGGCTGGGACCGGATGGCAGAAATTCGCGAGAGCCACAACGACGTGACGTTCTTAGACGAGTTCCTCACTCAGGAGTTCGTGGATGAAAATCACTACTTCACCTACGAGTACGTCCAGACGACCCGCGACTTCCGCGTGACGAGCGTGGACTACCGCGACGTGAAGAAGAAACTCATGTTGCAATTCACCAACTTCGGGCGGCCAACGATACTGGTGCTCGACGGGAACTACAACAACCGCAACGAGCTGTTGCTCGGCCACCGCTACAACGGCGTCATGCTCGACTTAGAGCAGGCGACGCAGGTGTTAGAGCGCGTCTTCGACCTCTGGGGTCGGCCCGTCTCGCTCAAGACGATTATCAAAGAGGTCGATGACCACGCCATCGAGGTGGCGCGCCGCCGCGACCGCGAACCGGAGCCAGAAGAGCGCGGCAAGCTCATCCGCTACGACGGCGAGACGGTAAGTGTCGAAGACCTGCCGTGGGAAGAGGTCGAACCCATCGCCGCAGACGACGTGGACTACGACACGAAGCCAAAAGAGTGGCTGGCCTGA
- a CDS encoding helix-turn-helix domain-containing protein — translation MRYFDFTLTPEDGAIHPVDKAIAQLPEVTRDALMHVDSLGDGTGVLLYRLTGDPAPLIDQLADEAAVLNYELLDTNEDEFHIYFHVVPGEPAGTLMKLAQKYALIIDTPLEFTGNGGLRTTVVGIHDMLRQALEEIPDSIRISVEQVGRYSPDGQNILSALTDRQLEVFQTAVEKGYYEIPRRATHKDIADELDCAPSTVDEHLRKAESRVLTSLVQ, via the coding sequence ATGAGGTATTTCGATTTCACGCTGACCCCCGAAGACGGAGCCATCCATCCAGTCGATAAGGCAATCGCCCAACTGCCCGAGGTCACCCGTGATGCGCTGATGCACGTCGATTCGCTTGGCGATGGCACCGGCGTCCTTCTGTACCGTCTCACTGGCGACCCGGCACCTCTCATCGACCAACTCGCCGACGAAGCGGCGGTTTTGAACTACGAGCTGCTCGACACGAACGAGGACGAGTTCCACATCTACTTCCACGTCGTCCCCGGCGAGCCCGCAGGGACGTTGATGAAACTCGCCCAGAAGTACGCCCTCATCATCGACACGCCACTCGAATTCACCGGCAATGGCGGGCTGCGAACGACGGTGGTCGGCATCCACGACATGCTCAGACAGGCGCTCGAAGAGATACCTGACTCTATTCGGATTTCGGTCGAACAGGTCGGGCGCTACAGTCCGGACGGTCAGAACATCCTGTCTGCGCTCACCGACCGACAACTCGAAGTGTTCCAAACAGCGGTCGAGAAGGGCTACTACGAAATCCCACGACGCGCGACGCACAAAGACATCGCAGACGAGTTGGACTGTGCGCCGAGTACGGTCGATGAACACCTGAGAAAAGCCGAGTCGCGCGTGCTCACGTCGTTGGTTCAGTGA
- a CDS encoding AMP-dependent synthetase/ligase encodes MTTAEWLTAEREYSDEVIGDDTISRLFEVSAERNAAQDAQLYKGGIYNRSLTPDILPAAPDGQYAALTYAEMRDVVHNLAAGFRDLGVENDTRVGIFANTRMEWAQTDFALLAAGCVVTTVYTESAPAQVEYLLSDPGARGVVVENTELLDRVLEVEDDLKLDFIVVMDEFDASYDREDIYTLAEVHDRGKATFDPDAYEEWLANRSLDDLASLIYTSGTTGKPKGVRLTHGNFRANVNQIHRRFGPRPDRDPSVPTIDTDTTALSFLPLAHVFERTAGHFVMFASGGTVAYAESADTVGEDIAIVRPTTATSVPRVYERIFDSMREQASESHLKERIFNWAIDIGREHYQTENPDTMLSIKYAIADRLVFSTVKNQLGGNIEMFISGGGSLSKELAELFNGMGLPILEGYGLTETAPVLTVNPPEDPRPGTLGIPLTEVSIKFDTAAVAADQREQAGGEIGELLVKGPNVSSGYWMNSEATAAAFTQDGWFRTGDLVERGPDDYLIYHDRLKQLFVLSTGKNIAPGPIEDAFATSPRIEQIMVLGDDQKFVAALVVPNFESLRAWATREGIDLPESKAELCDHPRVKEWVQADIDEKNAQFSKSEQIKQFELVPVEWTAENDLLTPSMKMKRRNILDRYEDELVSIYGKEQMKQSKSP; translated from the coding sequence ATGACGACAGCCGAGTGGCTCACGGCAGAGCGGGAGTACAGCGACGAGGTAATCGGTGATGACACAATCTCGCGGCTGTTCGAGGTGAGCGCAGAGCGCAACGCCGCCCAGGACGCCCAACTGTACAAAGGCGGCATCTACAACCGCTCGCTGACGCCGGACATCCTTCCAGCAGCACCGGACGGGCAGTACGCCGCGCTCACCTACGCCGAGATGCGCGACGTCGTCCACAACCTCGCCGCGGGCTTTCGCGACCTCGGCGTCGAAAACGACACGCGCGTCGGCATCTTCGCAAACACACGCATGGAGTGGGCACAGACTGACTTCGCCCTCCTCGCCGCCGGGTGTGTCGTGACGACGGTGTACACCGAGTCTGCCCCCGCACAAGTCGAGTATCTGCTCTCAGACCCCGGCGCTCGCGGCGTGGTCGTCGAAAATACAGAACTGCTCGACCGCGTGCTTGAGGTGGAAGACGACCTCAAACTCGACTTCATCGTCGTGATGGACGAGTTCGATGCCTCCTACGACCGCGAGGACATCTACACGCTCGCAGAGGTTCACGACCGCGGCAAAGCGACGTTCGACCCAGACGCCTACGAGGAGTGGCTCGCAAACCGTTCTCTCGACGACCTCGCAAGCCTCATCTACACCTCCGGCACCACTGGCAAGCCAAAGGGCGTCCGCCTCACCCACGGCAACTTCCGCGCGAACGTAAACCAAATCCACCGACGGTTCGGCCCGCGACCAGACCGTGACCCGTCCGTCCCGACCATCGACACCGATACGACCGCCCTCTCATTTCTCCCGCTCGCGCACGTCTTTGAGCGAACCGCAGGTCATTTCGTCATGTTTGCCTCTGGGGGCACTGTTGCCTACGCAGAAAGCGCTGACACCGTGGGCGAAGACATTGCAATTGTCCGCCCCACAACGGCGACGAGCGTCCCGCGCGTTTACGAACGCATCTTCGACTCGATGCGCGAGCAGGCAAGCGAGTCACACCTCAAAGAGCGTATCTTCAACTGGGCCATCGACATTGGCCGTGAGCACTACCAGACGGAGAACCCCGATACGATGCTCTCCATCAAGTACGCCATCGCAGACCGCCTCGTCTTCTCGACGGTCAAAAACCAACTCGGGGGGAACATCGAGATGTTCATCTCCGGCGGTGGCAGCCTCTCGAAGGAACTTGCAGAACTATTCAACGGCATGGGACTCCCCATCCTCGAAGGCTACGGTCTGACCGAAACCGCGCCCGTGTTGACGGTAAACCCACCGGAAGACCCGCGCCCGGGCACCCTCGGCATCCCACTCACGGAGGTCTCTATCAAGTTCGACACGGCCGCCGTCGCAGCCGACCAACGCGAGCAGGCGGGCGGGGAAATCGGGGAACTCCTCGTGAAGGGGCCGAACGTCTCGTCTGGCTACTGGATGAACTCGGAAGCCACCGCCGCTGCGTTCACCCAAGACGGCTGGTTCCGTACGGGAGACCTAGTCGAACGAGGGCCGGACGACTACCTCATCTACCACGACCGACTGAAACAACTGTTCGTGCTCTCGACGGGGAAAAACATCGCCCCCGGCCCAATCGAAGATGCGTTTGCGACGAGTCCGCGCATCGAGCAAATCATGGTCCTTGGCGACGACCAGAAGTTCGTCGCCGCGCTCGTCGTCCCGAACTTCGAGAGCCTCCGCGCGTGGGCAACCCGCGAAGGTATCGACCTGCCCGAGTCGAAAGCCGAACTGTGTGACCATCCGCGCGTCAAAGAGTGGGTGCAAGCAGACATCGACGAGAAAAACGCGCAGTTCAGCAAGTCTGAGCAAATCAAGCAGTTCGAGCTCGTCCCTGTCGAGTGGACGGCAGAAAATGACCTGCTCACCCCGTCGATGAAGATGAAACGTCGCAACATCCTCGACCGCTACGAGGATGAACTCGTCAGTATCTACGGCAAAGAGCAGATGAAGCAATCGAAGTCCCCGTAA